GTTCCTCCGCGGGCGCGACGCTCTCGAGCCAGCGGAATTCCTCCTCGGCCCAGCTCCGCCGGCCGAGCCGGTCGAGCTCGGCCTGCAGGCGGTCGTGGAGCGCGGGAAGGTACCGGACGTCATCGAGAGCGTAGTCGAGGGCGCGCGGGGGCAGCGGCCGCCGCGCCCAGTCGGTGCGCTGCGCCGCCTTGGACAGCCGCACGCCGGCGATCTCTTCGACGAGCGCCGCGAGGCCGGTCCGGCGCCGCCCGACGAGCCGCGCGGCGATCTCGGTGTCGAACAGGCGCGCCGGGGCGATCGCCGCATCGCGCTTGAGCAGCCGCACGTCGTAGTCCCCGCCGTGCACGACCACCGGACCCGGCGGGTCGCCCAGCACCGCGGCGAGGCCGGCGAGATCCCCCTGCTCCGGCCGGAATGCGAGGGGGTCGATCAGCGCCTCACCGCCTTCCCCGGGCGCCTCCCATGCCAGCTGGATCAGGCAAAGGCGCGGGCGATAGGCGTGGAAGCCGTTGGCCTCCGTGTCGAGCGCGATCCTCGTCGCCCCCCGCAGGCGCTCCGTCACCCGGTGCAGCGCTTGCCGGTCGCTCACGAGCGTCGCCGCCACCGTTGCACCTCTCCGCCCTCGGGTCGGCCGTTTGCCGGCCGCCGGACGGAAAGCTTAGCTTAGCCCCATGGCGAAAAAGTACCTCGACGTCTCCAAGGCGTACCGCAACGAGGAGTTCCTCACCGGGCAGGATGCGCGGACCCTCCGGATCCTCGCCGAGTACCTCGAGCCGGAGAGCCGCTTCCACCGGTTCCGCGTCCAGGACACGATCGTCTTCTTCGGATCGGCGCGGGCCCGCGACGAGCGGGAAAGCGGCGGAAGCCGTCTCGACCGGTACTACGGCGAGGCACGGGAGCTGGCCCGCCGGATGACGCTCTGGTCGAAGAGCCTGTCGAACTCGAAACACCGCTTCATCGTCTGCTCCGGTGGCGGTCCCGGCATCATGGAGGCGTCCAACCGCGGGGCCTCGGAGGCGCGCGGGCTTTCGGTCGGACTGGGGATCAGCCTCCCGCGGGAACAGGGGATCAACCCGTACGTCTCGCGCGAGCTCGCCTTCGAGTTCCACTACTTCTTCATGCGCAAGTTCTGGCTGTTCTATCTGTCCAAGGCGATGGTCATCTTCCCCGGCGGCTTCGGCACGATGGACGAGCTGTTCGAGCTCCTCACCCTGATCCAGACCGGCAAGTCGACGCGCCCGCGCCCGATCGTCCTGTTCGGGCGGGAGTTCTGGGAGGAGGTGATCCGCTGGGACCGGCTGGTCGAATGGGGCGTGATCGACGGCGGCGATCTGTCGCTGTTTCGCATCTGCGACACGGTCGACGACGCTTACGACTACCTGACGGCCGAGCTGACCCGCATCCACCGGCTCGCGGACGAGGCCGAAGCGGACTGACTTGCCCCCCGCCCTCCGTTCTGGAAGAATCCGCCCGCCCGCGGGCCGGTCGGCCCCCGCCCGGCCCCGGGTCAGGGAGGAGCCGAGCGATGATGCGTCCCAGGTGGATCGGAGCCGCGCTGGCCGCGGCCTTGTGGCTGGCTGCCACCGGCGGCGTCCAGGCCCAGGAGAGGCGGTTCGAGATCGTCGCCGGGGCCCGGTACCCGCTCCTGTCGCAGCGGACGGAGATCGTGCAGGACGTGGCCGCGGGTCTGCGACTGCTCGTCCACGCCGGCGACCGCTTCGCCGTGGGACCGGTCTACGAGCGGCTCGAATCCCAGGACGATCTGAAGCGCACGGTCACGCTGCCCGACTCCACCGTGAGAGCGGTGAGCGGAGACGCCGTTCTCGAGCTCTACGGAATCGAGGGTCTGGCGGTTCTCTCCGGCGAACAGCGGTTCCAGATCTACATGGTCGCCGGAATCGGCCGTGGGTCGCTCTCCTTCGACAGCTCGATCCCTGCCGGTGCGGTGGTGAACCAGGAACTCCCTCCGGGCCGCGTGGACAGCACCGACATCAGTCTCTGGTACGAGCTGGGCGCCGGCTTCCTTTTCCGCACTGGAGAACGATGGAGCTTCCGGCTCCAGCTCACCACGCGCACCATGGAGCCGGAGAAGCCCTCCGCCCTTCTCTGGAAAGCCGAGACCGCACTCGTGCCGAGCGCGTCGGTCGGCCTGCGCTTCTGACCCGCCGCGTCAGCCGTCCGGCTCGAGGCCGAGCCGGCGGAGGCGCCGCCGGAAAGTCTCCTCGTCGATGCCCAGGCGCTCGGCCGCCTTGGCCACCGATCCGTCCGCTTCCTCGAGCTGCCTGGCCGTCCAGCGCCGCTCGACCTCCAGCAGCGCCCGGTCCTCGGCCTCCCGGCCGGCCCGCCCGCGGACGACGACGGCCGGCAGGTCGGCGACGCCGATCTGCGGACCGGGGGCGAGGAGCACCAGCCGTTCGATGACCCGCTTGAGTTCCCTGACGTTTCCCGGCCAGTCGTACTCCAGAAGCTTCGCGAGCGCCTCCTCCGACAGCGAGAGCGGCTCCCGCGCGTACTCGTTGCACAGCTCGTGCAGGAACCGCTCGGCCAGGGCGGGAAGGTCGTCGATGCGCCGGCGCAGCGGCGGGATCTCGATCGTGTGCCGGAAGAGGGCGAGCAGCTCCCCGGAGAGTCCTCCGCGCTCGACGAGCCCTTCCGGCGGCTCGAGCAGGGAGAGGATCACCAGCGGTTCGGACCGGACGCTTCGCCGGCTCCCCGGCACCGGGAACAGTCCGGTCCTCAGGCCTGCCGCCAGGGACGATTGAACCGCCGGCGGCAGGGTGTCCCCGTTCTCGAGGTAGAGCGTCCCCTCGTCGGCGTGGGCGATGCGTCCCACCGCCCGGCTTCCCGACCCCGGCTCGCCGAACAGGGCCCGGATCAGTCTCTCCCGCGGAAGGGCCGACACCTGCACGTCGAGGAACGGCCCGTCGGCCTTCGGCCCGTGCAGCGCGAGCCACCGGGCGGCCAGGCGCCGGCCCGTGCCCTTCTCCCCGTACAGCAGCACCGGCGCCCCATCGACGGCGCCGGACAGCTCCGCCCGCAGGCGCTCGACGGCGGCGCTGGAGCCGATGAACTCCGCCTCCCGCCGCAGCTGGGCGCGCAGCGCGCGATTCCGGCGCTCGAGCCGGGCTTGGCGCAGTGCGTTCGACGTCACCAGGAGCACCCGTTCGAGGGCCACCGGCTTCTCGATGAAATCGTACGCCCCCAGCTTCGTCGCCTTGACCGCCGTCTCGATCGTCCCGTGGCCCGAGATCATGATCACCGGCGCGTCCACGCCGCGCTCGCGCAGAAGCTGCAGCGCCTCGATCCCGTCCATGCCGGGGAGCCAGACGTCGAGGAAGACCGCGTCCGGCTGCTGCTCGGCCGCCATCGCCACGCCCTCCTCCCCGCTGGCAGCCGTTAGGGTCCGGTAGCCTTCATCGGCCAGGATCTGCGCCAGGGCATCCCGGACCGACGGCTCGTCGTCGACGACGAGAACGAGACCCTTATCCCTTTCGCGCATCGCGTTCCTCGCCCCGTGCCTCGGCGGCGTCCTCCCGCTGCATTCCGCCGGCGGGGATCTCGACGATCATCCGCGTCCCTCCCCCGTCGTTGTCCTCGGCTCGAACCCAGCCGCCGTGCTCGGTGATGATACGGTGAACGATCGCCAGGCCGAGGCCGGTCCCGCCGGGACGCCGCGTGAAGCTCGGGAGGAACAAGCGGTTCCGGTCCCCGGGGGGCAACCCCTCGCCGTCGTCGATCACCTCGAGCAGGATCGTCCGGCGCGCTCGATGCCAACGCGTCCTCACCGTCACGTGTCCGTCCGGCCCTGCGGCCGCCACCGCGTTCTCGATGAGGTTGATGAGCACCCGCCGCATCGCCTCCGGATCGAACCGGTGCGGGGGGAGCGCAGCTTCCGTGTCGGCGGTGACCTCCGGTCCCTCCGGCTGTCCGGCGTAGGCGGAGACCACCTCCCGGACGAGTTCCCGGAGGTCCCCCTCGGCCAGCTCCACCTCGGGCAGCCGGGCGAAGCGAGAGAACTCGTCCACCAGGCGCCGGAGGCTCTCCACCTCCCGGACGATCGTGCGCGCGCCGTCCTCGATCGCCTTCCGCGCCGCCGCGGGATCCTGCCGGTACCGCCGGGCCATCCGTTCGGCGGAGAGACGGATCGGTGTCAGCGGGTTCTTGATCTCGTGAGCCACCCGGCGGGCGACCTCGCCCCAAGCTGCCAGTCGTTCGGCTCGGCGCAGCCGCGTCATGTCCTCGAGCACCACGAGTGTCCCGCTCCTTCCCGGGGCGATCTCGAACCGTTCGGCGGAGACCTCGAGCGAGACGCCGGTGCCGCCGGCGGCGATCGCCACTTCGGCGGCGACGCGGCCCGAGCTTCCCTGCACGGCGGACGCGACCACGTCCCAAACCGCCTCGCGACCGCCCGCGAGGGCCCGGCGCAGCGGCGTTCCTTGCGGGAGCGCGTCCAGCCGCAGGGTCTCCAGGGCCGAGCGGTTGGCCGTCAACACGCACCCCTCGCCGTCGAGGCTCACGACCCCCACCGGAATCGCTTCCAGGAGCGTCTCGATGTACCGCCGCCGCTGCTCGAGGGCGGCCTGCTGCCGTTCGATCCGCTCGGCCATCCGGTTGAAGCTCCGGGCGAGCCGGGCGATGTCCGCGTCGCCCCACTCCCGGACCCTGTGTCCCAGCTCCCCGCGACCGAGGGCCTCGGTACCCCGCATGAGGCCCAGGAGGGGCCCGGTGACCTGCCGGGCGAGGAACAGGCCGGTCCAGACGGTTCCGAAGAGGACGACGGCGGTCAGCAGGGCGAAAAGGACCACGTACAGCCGCTGGACGGCGGGGCGGCGGCGCCGGAAGTCCGAGACCTCGAGCGCGCCCTGGCGCAGCGCCTCCACCTTCGCGGCGGTCCTCTCCGGGAGCAGCTCCACCGCCCACACGACCGCCCGCCCCCCCTCGAGCGGCTCGATCGCCACCGCTCGCCACCCGTAGGCGAGGCGTTCGCCGGTCACGCGCCCCTGGCCGGAGGTCAGGACCGCTTCCGTGAGCCCGGCCGGCGCGCGGCCGAGTTCCTCGGGGCGCGGCGCGGGCCCTCCGCGCGAGGGCGCGGCGGCGACCTGCACGGGCGCGCCGCCCTGGACCCGGAACCCGACCGCCGCCAGGCCGTAGCGCTGCCGGAGCGACCCGAGCCGTTTCGCCACCCAGCCCTGGGGCCAGCGGTCGGGCGCCCCTCGTCCCGCCGCCTCGAGTTCGCGCGCGATCAAGCGGGCGAACCGCTGCGCGTCGCGCTCCGCCGCCGCTTCCACCTCGTCGGCCACCGCGCGGCCGAGGCCGGCGATCCGCTCGAGATCGGGCGGCGCGAGCTCCTTCAGCGTTCGGGAGACGATGGTCACCGCACCGGAGAACAACGTCACGGTGGGGATCAGGATCAGAAAGAGAAAGGTGAAGACCACCCGGGCCTGGAGTCTCGCGCCCAGAAGGCCGCGCCGGCGTCCGGCCAGAAGGCGGGCGAGGTGCCGGAACATGAACCAGACGAGGCCGAGGGCCACCACGAAGAGCAGCACCGCCAGCGTCATGACGAGCGTCTTGTCGGTGGCCAGCCTGGTGTCGCCCAGTTTTCCCCGCTGGATGACGAAGTAGAGCCCGCTGGCGACCGCCAGGAGCAGCCCGATCGCCACGACGGCGAGGCGGTCCGGTCTCAGGCGCGGCCGCACGGTTCGCTGCTGTGCCGGAACGCCGTCCGCTCGCCGGCGCGGTTCGTGATGCGGCGCACCGGGATCCCCTTCAGGCGCGCGCCCGGCCGGGAGCGGTCGGGCGCGCCGGCGGGTGCGGCGGGCCGCCGATCGGTTCCATGTGCCACGCGCGCGGATGGGCGAGGATCGCGTCGACGAGGCGGCCGTGCGTGGCGTGCCCGCTGCGCCAGGCCACCACCCGCGCGCGCAGGCGGCATCCGAGGAGCGCCATGTCCCCCACCAGGTCCAGCAGCTTGTGCCGGACAAACTCGTCGGCGAAGCGGAGCCCGCCCATCGGACCGTTCTCCCCGACGACCACCGCGTTGTCGAGCGAACCCCCGCGGGCCAGCCCGGCAGCTCGGAGCTTCCGCACCTCGCTCTCAAGAGCGAAGGTCCGGGCGGCGGCGAGCTTGTGGACGAAGTCGGCCGGATCGTCCAGCTCGACCGTCAGTTCCTGGTAACCCAGGTAGCGGTGCTCGAAGTCGATCGCCGCCGTGATCCGCAGTCGCTCGCAGGGATGGACCTCGAGGGCCCTGTCCTCGTCCCGGATCGAAACCGGGCGGTCCACGACCAGCACCGAGCGGGCCGCCTCCTGCTCTGCCACGCCCACGTCGAGTAGGGCCGACACGAACGGCATCGCCGAGCCGTCGAGGATCGGCAC
This region of Acidobacteriota bacterium genomic DNA includes:
- a CDS encoding sigma-54-dependent Fis family transcriptional regulator encodes the protein MRERDKGLVLVVDDEPSVRDALAQILADEGYRTLTAASGEEGVAMAAEQQPDAVFLDVWLPGMDGIEALQLLRERGVDAPVIMISGHGTIETAVKATKLGAYDFIEKPVALERVLLVTSNALRQARLERRNRALRAQLRREAEFIGSSAAVERLRAELSGAVDGAPVLLYGEKGTGRRLAARWLALHGPKADGPFLDVQVSALPRERLIRALFGEPGSGSRAVGRIAHADEGTLYLENGDTLPPAVQSSLAAGLRTGLFPVPGSRRSVRSEPLVILSLLEPPEGLVERGGLSGELLALFRHTIEIPPLRRRIDDLPALAERFLHELCNEYAREPLSLSEEALAKLLEYDWPGNVRELKRVIERLVLLAPGPQIGVADLPAVVVRGRAGREAEDRALLEVERRWTARQLEEADGSVAKAAERLGIDEETFRRRLRRLGLEPDG
- a CDS encoding HAMP domain-containing protein translates to MRPRLRPDRLAVVAIGLLLAVASGLYFVIQRGKLGDTRLATDKTLVMTLAVLLFVVALGLVWFMFRHLARLLAGRRRGLLGARLQARVVFTFLFLILIPTVTLFSGAVTIVSRTLKELAPPDLERIAGLGRAVADEVEAAAERDAQRFARLIARELEAAGRGAPDRWPQGWVAKRLGSLRQRYGLAAVGFRVQGGAPVQVAAAPSRGGPAPRPEELGRAPAGLTEAVLTSGQGRVTGERLAYGWRAVAIEPLEGGRAVVWAVELLPERTAAKVEALRQGALEVSDFRRRRPAVQRLYVVLFALLTAVVLFGTVWTGLFLARQVTGPLLGLMRGTEALGRGELGHRVREWGDADIARLARSFNRMAERIERQQAALEQRRRYIETLLEAIPVGVVSLDGEGCVLTANRSALETLRLDALPQGTPLRRALAGGREAVWDVVASAVQGSSGRVAAEVAIAAGGTGVSLEVSAERFEIAPGRSGTLVVLEDMTRLRRAERLAAWGEVARRVAHEIKNPLTPIRLSAERMARRYRQDPAAARKAIEDGARTIVREVESLRRLVDEFSRFARLPEVELAEGDLRELVREVVSAYAGQPEGPEVTADTEAALPPHRFDPEAMRRVLINLIENAVAAAGPDGHVTVRTRWHRARRTILLEVIDDGEGLPPGDRNRLFLPSFTRRPGGTGLGLAIVHRIITEHGGWVRAEDNDGGGTRMIVEIPAGGMQREDAAEARGEERDARKG
- a CDS encoding ribonuclease D, which encodes MAATLVSDRQALHRVTERLRGATRIALDTEANGFHAYRPRLCLIQLAWEAPGEGGEALIDPLAFRPEQGDLAGLAAVLGDPPGPVVVHGGDYDVRLLKRDAAIAPARLFDTEIAARLVGRRRTGLAALVEEIAGVRLSKAAQRTDWARRPLPPRALDYALDDVRYLPALHDRLQAELDRLGRRSWAEEEFRWLESVAPAEE
- the lpxC gene encoding UDP-3-O-[3-hydroxymyristoyl] N-acetylglucosamine deacetylase, coding for MPNQRTLEGVVRLKGRGLHSGRAVELTIRPAGPGEGIAFVREDRGTVIPALQQYRAPMRNATRLERDGITVDTPEHLLAALYALGIDNARLHLDGPEVPILDGSAMPFVSALLDVGVAEQEAARSVLVVDRPVSIRDEDRALEVHPCERLRITAAIDFEHRYLGYQELTVELDDPADFVHKLAAARTFALESEVRKLRAAGLARGGSLDNAVVVGENGPMGGLRFADEFVRHKLLDLVGDMALLGCRLRARVVAWRSGHATHGRLVDAILAHPRAWHMEPIGGPPHPPARPTAPGRARA
- a CDS encoding LOG family protein, whose amino-acid sequence is MAKKYLDVSKAYRNEEFLTGQDARTLRILAEYLEPESRFHRFRVQDTIVFFGSARARDERESGGSRLDRYYGEARELARRMTLWSKSLSNSKHRFIVCSGGGPGIMEASNRGASEARGLSVGLGISLPREQGINPYVSRELAFEFHYFFMRKFWLFYLSKAMVIFPGGFGTMDELFELLTLIQTGKSTRPRPIVLFGREFWEEVIRWDRLVEWGVIDGGDLSLFRICDTVDDAYDYLTAELTRIHRLADEAEAD